DNA from Algisphaera agarilytica:
ATCCTGCGTGGGCACCATGTTCTCGGCGACCAGCGGGTTGGGCTCGTGGGCCCAGTTGTCGGTCCACTCGGTGTTGGCGGTGATCACTTCGAGGTTGGGGACGTTGGAGAAGACCTTGTCGAGCAGCTCGATGCCGCAGCCGTTGGACGCGTCGACGAAGAGCTTGAGCGGGCGCTTGAGCTCGCCCATGAAGCCTAGGATGTGGGCGCGGTAGGCGTCCCAGACGTCGGCTTCTTCGTAGCTGCCCACGGGCTCGGGGCAGTCGCCTTCGAGGCTGCGGGCGATGGCTTCGATCTCCTTGAGGCCGGTTTCGGCCCCGACGGGCTTGGCGCCTTCGCGGGAAATCTTGAAGCCGATGTACTCGATGGGGTTGTGGGATGCGGTGCACTGCACGCCGCCGACGCCGCCGAGGTGGGGGATGGCGAAGTACTGGATCGAGGTGTCGCATCGGCCCAGGTCGACCACGTCCATGCCCGCGGCGCGGATGCCCTTGATCAGGGCTTCAGCCATGCTCGGGGCGGCGGGCCGGTGGTCGCGGCTGACGACGAGCTTGCCCTGGCCGTTCTGCTCTTTGAGGTACTGCCCGGTGGCGTAGCCGACCTTCCAGCCGGCGTCTTCGTTGAGGGGATCGGGGTAGAGGGCGCGGACGTCGTAGGCTTTGAAGATCTTGCCGATCATGGGGGTTCCTGAGCGGTGGGGGGAAAGCGTGTCGGGAAAGGCCGGGTCGGGGCCCAGCCACAGGCCAAAAGATCATAACGGCGGGCCCCAACAGCCGCGACCGACCGCCACGTGCGAGCCGATCTTGACGTGTTTCTCACGTCTGGGACAACGATGGAGCTCCGAAACGCGGGGCAAACTTGAATCCCCGTCTGACCGCGCCGACACTATATAAATGGATAAGCGTTTTCTCATGGTGGGCGGCGGCCTGATCGCGGCGATCGCGGTGGTGACCCTGGCCATCCTCGTGGGCGGGCCCAGCCAGTCCAAGCCCGCCGGCCCCAAGCCCACGCCCCCCACCCTGGTTAACCCCGGCATCTCCGCCGAGGACCTCAACAACCCGCCCGTGGGGATCCAGGACCCCGTCGAAGTCATCCGCGAGTTCGAGATCTACCGCGAAGACGGCGACTCGGTCACCGTGTTCACCGGCGAACAGGTCGTGCCCCAGCCCAACTTCGTCTCCGACGTCGTCCGCCCCACCGCCGAGATCCATTCGTCCAACAACCGCGTCATCCGCATCACCGCCGATGCCGGCCGGTTCTACCACCCCGGCAACGAGCCCACCCGCGGCGAGTTCCACCAGCACACCGTCGTCACCCAGTTCCAAGCCCCCGACGGCGAACGCCTCGACCTGACCACCGACCAACACGTCCAGTTCCGCCTCTACCTCGACGAGCTCACCCGCTTCGACCGCGAGAACGGCCAGATCCAATCCGATGGCCCCGTCCGACTTGTCGGCCCCACCATCGACTTCACCGGCCAAGGCCTCGACCTCACCTTCAACCTCCTGGACCAACGCGTCGAACGCCTGGTCATCGCCCAGGGCGACGAGCTCCGCCTCGCCCAAAACTCCACCTTCACCCAACCCGGCTCCCCCACCCCCAAGCCCAGGGCTGCGGAGCAAAGCGACAAAGCCCCGGATACCACCCCTAGTTCCCCAAACCAAACCCCCACCACAACCGCCCAACCCTACCGCGTCGTCCTCCACGACAACCTCGACATCAACGTCGGCCCCGACAACACCACCCTCACCGGCGATCGCCTGGAAGTCCTCTTCACCCTCGCCCCCGACGCAGACGACAACCCCAACAACCAACCCAGCGCCGCCAACGCCCACCCCACTCCCCCAACCCCCAAGCCGAGGGCTGCGGAGCGCAGCGACAAAGCCCCGGATCACCCCCAAACCACCTACTACATCTCCACCACCCCCACCCCCCAACCCCGCGCCCTCCTCACCCCCTCCCCCGACGACATCGTCGTCAAGTGGACCGGCCAACTCGAACTCAAACCCATCCACCCCAACCCCACCAACCAACCCCCCAAGCCGAGGGCTGCGGAGCAAAGCGACAAAGCCCCGGATCCCGATTCCCCCCCCGCCCCCGACCAAGCCGTCCTCACCCTCCACGGCACACCCGCCGTCCTCAACAACCCCGCCGAAGACCAGCACATCACCGCCGCCTTCGTCGGCTACCGCACCGACGGCAAAACCGTCTTCGCCCATAGCTCCGACTCCCACGCGCTGACCATCAGTTCCCCCGAGCTCGGCAACCTCCAAGCCACCGCCCTCACCCTCAGCGATACCGAAGGCGCAGGCCAAATCCTCGGCCCCGGCCAACTCAACGCCGACGAACAAGGCCTGCGCGTCAGCTTCACCGACCGCCTCGAACTCGACTTCCACCGCGACGCCGATGACGCGTTGTCCGACCTCAAGTCCGCGACCTTCCACGGCAACGTCAACGCCGTTGCCGAGTCCGACGACCCCGACCAGCAACTCGACCTGACCAGCCAATCCCTCGCGCTCACCCTCACCCCCGACGCCGAGGGCAAGGTCCAACCCTCACACCTCCAGGCCCTGGGCAACGCCCAACAACCCGTCCTCGCCAAACAACCCAACACCACCTTCCAAGCCAACTCCCTCGACGTCGACCTCGCCCCCAAGCCGAGGGCTGCGGAGCAAAGCGACAAAGCCCCGGATACAGACACCGACCAAATCCAAATCACCCGCCTCCGCGCCCTGGGCAACATCACCGTCCAGCTGATCGAAGAGCAAACCACCCTCACCGCCCACGCCCTCGACGCCGACCCCAACCGCGGCCGACTCGAACTCTTCGGCGAAAACGACCAGACCTTCGCCACCCTCACCCGCGACGGCGCGACCCTCGCCGGCGTCCACCTCATCCTCGAAGAAAACGCCCAGACCGCCGACGCCCTGGGCCCCGGCACGTTCTCCGCCGACGTCGACGAAGACGACCCCACCGCCAAGCTCAACATCGCCTGGACCCAGTCCATGAACTTCGACAACACCCAGGGCAAAGCCAAGTTCGTCGGCAACGTCCGCTCCGCCTCCACCTCGGCGACCGACGACACCTCCCTCGACGCCCACACCCTCGCCCTCGAGTTCGTCCCCCAAGACTTCACCAACGAAAACGACCCCAACCCGAGCAATGCAGACTCCCCCAAGCCGAGGGCCGAGGATCGCAGCGACAAAGCCCCGGATCAAACCACCCCCGCCGCCCTCGATCTCCGCCGCGCCCACGCCATCGCCGACCCGGACAACGACGACCAGCAGGTCAACTTCACCGCCCAGACCTTCGCCGAAGATCAGCCCCAAGCCGACAAGCCGCTCACCCGCGTCACCCTCATCGGCCGCGAACTCATCTTCATCAATCAGCCGCCCAACCTCACCAACCAGACCACGATCGACGACAACATCACCATCGAACAGGTCATCGTCCCCACCCGCGGCCGAATGCTCCTCGAAGACTACCGCACCGCAGAAAAGCCGAGGGCTGCGGAGCGCATCGACAAAGCCCCGGATACCCCCAGCGCCTCCCCCATAAACTTCGCCGGCCGCGGCGTCACCCTCTTCGCCTGGGAAGACCAGCTCACCCTCGACGCCCAGGCCAACGACCTGCGTCTCGAGCAAGACGTCTTCATGCTCCACCGCCCGGACGACGGCAGCGAAGCGATCAAGCTCGACGCCCAACGCCTCGTCGCCGACCTCACCGAGACCGGCGGCCTGGGCGCCTACCTCAGCCAGGACAACTCCGCCCCGCAGGCCCAGATCCGCAAGGTCAACGCCGACGGCCGGGTCCGCGTCGCCCAAGGCCCGTCCAACGTCGTCGCCGACCACCTCGAATACGAAGAGTCGAAGCGCACCGTGCTGCTCTGGGCCGAGCCGCGTCGTGAAGTGGTCCTGAACCGCGACGACCAACCCAACGGCCGAACCACCGCCCGTGCCCTGCGATGGGACCTCGACAACGACCTCTTCACCGCGATCGACCCCGGCACGGGCGTGGTCCCGGTGGAGTAAGTTGTCTTTTGCTCGGATGAATCGGATGGGATCGGATCAAGGCAATCCCCATCCGACTGATCCGATTCATCCGAGCCAATGCCTTTACTTCTTCGGCGGCTGATACCGCGGGAAGAGCGCATCGCCCTTTTCGATCGGCGTGCCGGGCTGCAACTGGCCCCACTTCACCCAATCGTCGAGCTTGCCTTGGCCGCCATTCGCCGCCATCTGCTCGGCGTAGTCGCAGCCGATGCGCGACCAAAACTTCTCGCACGCATCGGGGATGAACGGCCACAACAACACCGACGCAATCCGCAACGCCTCGGCACAGTTGTAAAGAATCGTCCCGACCTCTGGCATCTTCTCGGGGTCTTTGGCGAGCGTGAATGGACGCGTATCTTCAATGTAAGCGTCAACATTCGTCACAGGCATTAGCGCACAACGACTAGCCTCCGACAAATCTGTTTTCTTAAAAGCTATCCGGTGTAAATCCCACCACGTCCTGTCGGACTTGGGAATATTCTCGTGGTAGTTGTGATCAGAACCGTTGATGGCAACCGCGTCTTGTAAGACACCATCAAAATATTTCCCAATCATGTTCGACACCCGCGAAGCGGAGTTGCCGAAGGTGTTTGCCAGATCGGCGTTGTACACCTCAATGTACTTATCTTCACTGAACTCCGAGTCCGTCGTTCCGAGCGGGCCCTGGGTGCTGAGGAAGTAGCGCAGAGCGTCGAGGCCAAACTCGTCGACCAAGGCATTTAAGGTTTCGGGATCTAAAAAATTGCCGGTGGATTTACCCATCTTCATCACGGCTTCTTCGCCGGTGTCGAGCCTGGCTTTGCTGACCCAGTAGCTGTGGCTGTAGACCTGCTTGGGCAGGTTGACCCAGTCGTAGCCTTCGCATTTCTGCAGGGCCATCAGCAGGGCCGGCCAGATGCTGGCGTGGAACCAGAGGATGTCCTTGGCGATGAAGTGGGTCGCGCCGCTCTGCCAGTAATGCCTTCGGTCGGGCGTGTCGACGTAGGTCAGGTAGTTGAACAGCGCATCGATCCAGACGTAAATCGTCTGCTCTTCGTCGCCGGGCACGGGGATGCCCCAGCCGCCGCTGCCGGTGCGGCTGATCGGTACGTCCTTGGCTTCCTTGATCCGGTTGACGATCTCGTTCTTCCGCGCGGTGGGCTGGACGAACTCGGGGTTCGCCTCGAAATGCTGGAGCAGTGCGGGGACATACTTCGACAGGCGGAAGAAGTAGTTCTTCTCGCTCTTCTTCACCAGCGGCTTGCCGTTGACCTCGGACTTGTAGTCGTTGTCCTTGGCTTTGTTTTCGGGGACGTATTCTTCCTGGCCCGCGTCGTACCAGCCGACGTACTCGCCCTCGTAGATGTCGTCCGAGTCGATCAGGGCTTTGACGTACTCGGTGACCTTGGCTTTGTGGTGGTCGGACGACGTGCGGACGAAGTCGTCGTTCGTCATTTCGAGCTTCTCGAACGTCGAGCGGAACTGCTCGGCGTTGAGGTCGGCCCACTCCTGGGGGGTCTTGCCGTGCTCGGCGGCCTTGTCGGAGACCTTGGCGGCGTGTTCGTCGACGCCGGTGAGGAAGAAGGTGTCATCCCCACGCAGGCGGTGGTAGCGGGCGACGACGTCGGCGACCATCGTCGTGTAGACGTGCCCGAGGTGGGGCTTGTCGTTGACGTAGTAGATCGGGGTGGTGACGTAGAACGTATTGGAGGGATCGGCGCTCATGGGACGGGGATTGTATGAAAATCGGGGGATTGAAGATTGGCGGTCCAAGACAGCGCTTCGCTTACCACGGAGGATAAGAGGCACGGAGACACGGAGAAAACCGAAAACCTGTATGAATTCCCTGCCTTGCTCCGTGCCTCCGTGCCTCCGCGCTCTCCGTGGTTAAGCGGAGCGCTGCCTTGCACGCCTTGAAATGGGGCTATGATCCGGCCACGTGCGTGCGATCAAGAGCCAGTTTTTTCTGTCGTTTACGGTGATGGGCAGCGTCCTGCCGTACCTCTCGGTGTTCCTGGAACAGCGGGGGCTAACGATGAGCCAGATCGGGTGGGTGCTGAGCCTGACCGGGGTAGCGGTGGTGGTGACGCCGGTGATCACCGCGGCGTTGGCCGACACCCGCATGCAGGGGCGGACGCTGCTGGGGCTCATGTTCGCCGGGTCGGGGCTGACGCTGGCCTGGCTCACCCAGGTCGACGGGTACTGGACGATCCTGATCGTGCACGGGCTATTCGCGCTGGCCTTTGCCCCCGTCACGTCATTGCAGGACGGGCTGTATTTCCAGCGCGGGGCCGAGCTCGAAGCCCGGGGCCAACCGGTGCAGGACTACCACATCGTGCGCGTGTTCGGCACGTTCGGCTTCATCGTCCCGTCGCTGCTGCTGTACTTCATCCTCCGCCACGAATCGGTGGACACCACCGCCTCGGTGTGGTGCGGCGCGGTGTGCTGCGGGGTGGGCGTGTTGAACGCGGTGCTGCTGCCGAAGATCGAACGCGCCGAATCGGAAGACCAGGACACGCCCAGCCGTAAGCGGCAGGGGCTGCCCACGGCCGCGGCGCTGCGGGCGTTGTGCGAGCCGCATGTGCTGGTGTTCTGCGTGGCGATGTTTCTCATCCACCTGGCGATCACCGCGTACTACGGGTTCTATCCGGTGTACCTCACCCAGACGGTGGGCATCGAGGCCCAGTGGGTCGGACTGATCGCGAACCTCGGCGTCGTGATCGAGATCGGCTTCATGCTCGGGTTCGGCTGGTTCATGCGCCACTGGGGGATACGCAAGCTCATGGTCGTCGGCGGGCTGTGCATGATTGTGCGGTACCTCCTGCTGGGCTTCTTCCCGAACGTGGGCGTGGCGGTGGGCACGCAGGTGTTCCACGGGATCATGGTGTTGGTGGTGCACGTCGCCCCGCCGATCTATCTGAACCGCCGGGCGGACAAAGCGTTTCGCAACTCGATCCAGGGGCTGTACGCGATGGTGGTGTTCGGGACGGGCCGGATCGCGGGCAACCTGATCGCGGGCTGGATCGCGGACGTGTCGCTCACGGCGGTGTTTCTCTACGCGATGGTGCTGACACTGATCGCGACAGCGCTGTTCGCGTTTGCGTTTGCCGATGGGGCGACGCATGCGAAGCACGGGGGTGGGGATGGGGGCGGGAGCGCTAAGCCGCAAGCGGCTTAAGGCGTAGGCGTCTATTTGACGGGTTTATCGATCACCCACGCGAGGGCGACGTCCCAGTCTTCTTCGAGTTCGTTGTGGGCGGGGTCGCGGACGATCTCGAGGCGGTATTCACCCTTGGCCAGCGAGGGGACATGAATATGTTCGACGTTGTCGACCCGGCTGGTGCTTTCGGCGAGCACGGACTCCTGGTCACCATCGATCGAAATCAAACGCAGATCGAGGTCGGCGATTCGTGCGCCGTCGAGCCAGACGGCGAGTTTTTCCTGGGTGTCTTTGCGGGTGGCGATGGCGACGCGGCCGTCGATCCGGCGGTGCCAGGTGATGGTGAACGACGCGGGCCCGGTGTCGATGGGCAGCTTGAGGCGGTAGCTCGCGGTGGCGTCTTGCTTCACCGTGGGGAACGACCAGCCGGCGAGGCGTTTGATCTGCTCGCCGGGGTTGGCCGGACCGGCGGCGAGGATGCGCAGCGAACGGTCGAGGTGGACCACCCCCGCGCCGAGGTGGTTGTCAAGCGGTTGCCCGGGCAGGGGCTCCCAGCCCTCGGGCTTGGTGGCGCCGCTGAGCAGCGCGGCCTTGATGACCTCGGCACGGTTGGCGGTGGGGTGGCCCGCGGCGACCAGGCGGTCGGCCTGTTCGAGCAGCAGCGCTGCGACGCCGGAGACGACGGGCGTGGTGTAGCTGGTTTGGCCGTGGGGCGCAACCAGGTCGGGCTTGGACCGGCCGGGCAGGTCGAGTGAGGTGACCCCGCCGGAGCTCTGGCCGCTGGTGCTGCCAACGGCGATGGCGTTGTAGGCGCTGCCGAGCAGCGCGGGGACGGGCGTATCTCGGCCGTTGTTCACGCCGACGCACATGATCACGTCGTGGGTGTCGACGAGGAAGTCCACGCGGCGGAGGACCATGGCCGCCTGGAGCTGGGGCGGCTCGCCGATCCAGGAGTGGGAATACACCCGGGGGTTGAACGGCGAGTCTGCGGGGGGCACGGGCGGCGCGACCGTGCCGGCGTTGAGCACGAGCTTGCCGATGAAGTCGTTGCTGGTCATGCAGTGGACGACCTCGACGCCGGGGGCGAGCCCTTTGCTGCCGTAGATGATGCGGGCGGTCTGGGAGGCGTGGGCGCTGGGGTTGGATTCGCCGGAGCGGAGGGAAAAAGCGACGGCGTCGTAGACCGGGCCGGTGAGGTCGGGGCGGTATTTGCCCGGCACACCCTCGACGTGGGCGAAGGGGATGCCGTGGCCGGTGGGCATATTGCGTCCCAGGCGGTCGGCGGCGGTGTCATAGCCGATGACTTCACGGATGATCCGCCGGCTGGGCGGCGCGGCGGAGGTCGGTGGGGTTGGCGATTGGGCCTGCGGGTCCTGGGTCTGAGCGAGTGCGGCCTGGGGGACCGTTCGGAAGGCTTCTCCGGGCCAGCCGCCGGCGAGGCCCGTGAAAAAGACGCCCAACAACAGCCCCTGCCCCACCCGAGATTTCAAGCGTTTTCGCATGCGTCTCAATTCTACGATGCGATCTGCGTTCGGTTCGTGGAGCGAGGGTCCGTGGCAAGTTATAGTGTCGTGTAGATCAGGTAACGCAGATCATGACGATCGGGCGGCCCGCGACGGGTCATCGGTCTTGCCGGCCGTCTGAGGCCTTTTCCGGGCGTCGGCGGGAACCCCCGCCAGGCCCGAAGCGTCTATGTGAAGAATGAAAAGTACGGAGACTTCCACCATGCCCCACCGCCCCGCCGCCCTTGCCCCCGCCCTGTTTGTGATTTGCTGGTCGCTCGTGCTGGCGTGCACCCCGGGCGTGAGCCAAGCCCAGTCCCCGACCCCGCCGTTCGACGCGGTGGTGATTGAGGCCAACACGATGGTGCGTTCGGGCGCCGGCCGGGCGTACTACGAGGTCGGCTCGCTGGAAGTGGGGGCCGAAGTGGTGGTCGAGGCCGAGCTGTTCGGCTGGTACAAGATCGAGTGCCCCGAGGGCGTGTACTGCTTTGTCGAACGCAAGAACGTCAACGTCCGCGGCGACGGCAGCCTGGGCGTGATCGAGACCGACGGCACCGCCATCAACGCGGCCCACGCCACCAAGGGCCCCGCCGACAGCTACCGCAAGCTCATGGACCTGGACGCGGGCGACACCGTCGAGATCGTCGACGAGGTGAACAACGCCTATAAGATCAAGCCGCCGAAGAACGCTTACGTCTTCCTGCCCCCCGGCTCGATCGAGCCCGCCGCCAACCGCGCCCCGGCCCCCGCGCCGGCCGAGCCGGTCGACCCCGAACCCGTGACGCCCACCGAACCCGCGCCCGCCCCTGCGGAAACCGAGCAAGCGCCCGAGCCGCCGGCACCGGTGGTCGTGAACCCTCCGGTGGAGCCGAAGCCCGCACCCGAGCCGGTGGTGGTCAACCCGCCCGCCCCCAAGCCCATCGATCCCGAACCCGTGACCCCGGCCCCCGCGCCCGAGCCCGCCCCGGCCGAAGTGGTCGAAGCCCCGTTGCCCGAACCCGAGGTCATCTCGTTTGACGAAGCGGTCGACCCCGTCGACGACAGCACCGCCGAGGCCAAGCCCGTGGACCTGCTCAACGACCCGACGGTCGATGTGCCCATCCCCGATGTGGAAGTCCAGACCGATGCGACCAACGAGATGCTGCGGGCGGTGGAAGTCGCGATGCTGCCCTACCTGAGCCTGCCCGTGGATGAACAGCCCATCGCCAAGATGGTCAAGGGCTACGCCGACGCCTCCCAGATTGCGCAGCTCAGCGACAGCGACATGGCCATCGTGCGGGCCCGCCTCACCCAACTCGAACGCAACCGCGAGCTCGCCTCCGCCCTGGCCGAAGCCGACGCGGTGACTGAAGAGATCAACGAAGGCCAGCCCGCCGCCAGCGAAGCCCCGGCGACCGACCCCCTGGCCGATGCCGAGACCCCTTCCGAAAGCGAAACAACCGACGCTGGCGACAGCCAGACGGATGCCGGTGACGAATCGGCCAGCACTGAGCCCAAGGCACCCACCCCGCCCGCGGTCCCGGCCGTGGCTTCGGAATACGACGCGGTCGGCATCCTCACCGCCTCCACCGTCCACACCGGTGCCAACCAGCCCGTGCTGCTCCGCCTGCTCGACCCGACCGGCAAACGCACAGTGGCTTACCTCGAGCCCAGCGAAGCGGTGGACACCGTCCAGATGATCGGCCGGATCGTCGGCATCGTCGGCGAATCGGTCTACGACCCCACCACCCGCCTCAACCTCATCCGCCCCACCCGCGTGGATGTGTTGAGCGCGAACTGAGCGTCGGGGTCCTCCGTTTAGCGGGCGGCACGAAGTGCCCCGCTAAGCCGTCGTCCGATCACCCCGCGCTATTTAAAACCACACGGAACACGCCGCGTCTCCCGCTCAACATGAGCCCGGATCGCACGACACGTTTCGCTTTAGTGTCAATCCCAAAAAAAAGATTCGCGTCCGTAAACCGCCCCCGCCGTTCCGGATGGTGGGTTTGTGCGGTTACGGTAAACCCGTAGTCCCCGGATAACGCTCTCCCGGTGTTATCTGCCGCCAAAGTCCCGACGATCTCCACGGTAGCCCGGCCCCATCAGTTCCTGGGGAACCCCGGCCCGAACGACTTACCGCAGGAGAATCGCGTGTCACAATCCCCCATCCGCATCGGCCAAATCCTCGTCGAAAACGGCGTGCTCACCGAACAGCAGGTCTTCGAGGTCGTTCAGGCCCAAAAAACCCAACAACTCCCCTTCGGCGTGCTCGCCGAGCAGATGTTCGACGTCACGCTGCAATCGATCGAAGCCGCGTGGATCGAGCAGTACCACCGCTTTACCGGAACCATCGACCTGTCCGAGCAGAAGTTCGACGCCGAGGCCCTCAAGCTCATCAGCCGTCGGCAGGCCTGGCAGTTCGAGATCCTGCCCATCGGTTTTGAGCCCAGCGGCGAGTTGCTCATGGCCGCGTCCAGCACCCGCCTCGCCCGGGCCGTGACCTTTGCCACCAACCGCATCAACCGCGTGGCCTACTTCCGTGTCGCCGAGTCGGCTCAGCTACGTATGTTCCTCCGCGAGCACTACCCCATGCCCGAGGTTTCGCAGAAGATCATCGAGCGTGCCCGCGACATGGCCGACGGCTTCGAGACCTGGCCGCACGACGAAGACGCCGACCTCAACGAACTGCTGAAGTCGGCGTGATCCGAACGCACGTGTCGGTTTAGCGGTCGATCAATGATCACCGGTTGCGCTTAGCTCAATTAAACGGATTATTCTTCAAATCGCTGCCCCCCGAGGTCGGCGATTTTTTCTTGTCGTCCGTGCCCGACTTATCGGCACCGCCCCAGGGCTCCATGACCAACTCGAAGTCCCGGCCGTCCCGCAAGATCATCGTGCCCCGCCAGACACCCTGGTCCTGCGGGAACAGGTCCAGCGGCTCATCGGACTCCTCGAGCGGCAGGTCTTTGATCTGCTGCACCTCAAACGCCTTCAACTGACTGGGCGTCGTGATGCGGATCGCCAACTGGTCTTCGGGCACGCCCAGCTCCGGCGTCCCGCTGGAGAAACGGATCGCTCGGCCATCGGCAATCAAACGCGTCACCCCCAGCGTGGTCCGCTCGGAGGTTTCGACCACCGCAGCGCCCTCCGCCCGGGCTTGGGCCACCGACGGGTCGCTACCGAGAATGGGGTCCGAGGCTCGGCCCACCCCGCCTTCGGCCGGAGCCAGACCCGTCACGATCATCACCAGGCGGTAATCGCCCGCCGCACTCCGGAGGCGCTGGGTGTAGATGTCTTTGCGTGCATCCACCCAGGCCTCAACCATGCTGTCGGACGTCTTGGTTTTGCGGTCATCCTTGAACCGCTCGAACATCTTATATTGCAGTTCACGGTCGCCGCCCGCCATGGCGGTCAGCGCGGCGAACGCCCCGGCGGCGAGTTGCTCGTCGGTGGCCACCGCGGCCTGCATCAGATTGCGTTCGCCGCCCGCGGCCTCGCCCCAGGCCGAGGGGTCGGGCAATTCACCCGCCGCCAGCTCCTGCGCAAACCAACCGATCACCCCGCCCCGGCCGCCGCCGGCTTCGTCCCGCATCAGGCCGGTGACCGGCTCGGGCCCGTCGCCCAGCGCCTCGTACACACGATTCGCAAACGTCTCGCGGGCATCGGGCTCCATCTCGCGGAGCGCCGTGTCGAACGAACGCTCCGAACCCCGCAGCACCCGCGCCGCGTGACGCGAGGCCGGCTGATCGCCTTCGACCACCACCCGCAGCAGCGAACCATCCGCCCGCGCCGCATCGGACTGCCGGGCCAGGAACGAGACCAACGACGAAGGCGTGCTCCGGGGATCACTCAACCCCGCGTCCACGATCATGGCCAGCGGGTCCGAGTCATCGGCCTCGGTCGCCGGGTTCGATCGGCGTGACCCCGAGGTGGGCCGGTCGGTCAATTCGAAGTGGCGCAGCACCAGCCAGCCCTTCTTGCGGAGCAACGGGTCGCCGGAGTTCAGCAGCCGGAACAACGAGTGGTTCGCCGAGTCCAGCGGGATACCCGAGGTGATCATCAGGTCCAGCGGCGCATCCTCGGCCGACTCGGACTCGCGGAAGACCATGCCGCTCAGACCGCGCGCCAACGGCGTGAGGATCGGGGCGGGTTCGTCGGCCCGGGCCAGCAAGTCCAGCGTACGGCTCACCACCGACGGGTCGTTGGAACCCAGCAGCTGGAGGTTCACCCAGCCCCCCACCACCTCCGGCTGTTCACCGGCCGAGCGCAGGACCGCCGCGACGGCCGCGTCGAAACGCGGCTTAGGCAGGTTGTCAAAGCGGACCCCGCTGATCACCGCGGTGACGGTTTGCTCGTCATCAGGAATGGTCACCAGGAACTGCTCGACCACCAGGCCCGCATCGGCGCCGTCTTCATCCGACAGCATCGCGTTGACTGAATTGATCGCCCCCGACACGCCGTCGCCCGTCGCTTCGCCGTTGCGCGACGGGGCCGCGTCGGCGAGTTGCAACGAAAGCTCGGCCCTCAACGCGGCGAGCTGGATCGCCGGGTCACGCGTCTCCCGGGCAGACGCGGCCAGGACCTGCGACACCGCAGGGGTAGCCGGTTCGACCTGAGCCAGGGCGTACACCGTGCGGTTGCGGGCCAGGGTGTCGGGGCTCTGCAGCATCTTCTCCAGCAGCTTCGACACCACGTCGTCGGGCGCCGCCTTGCCGGGGAACTCGGATTGAGCGACCGCGGTGGCCAATAGACGCTGAGTCCACGGGTGCGGGTCGCCCGCCATCGCGGCGAGCTGCCGGATCTGGGTGAGTTCTTCGGTGGAGTAATCGCCTTCGCCCGAGGCGTTGCGAC
Protein-coding regions in this window:
- the metG gene encoding methionine--tRNA ligase, with protein sequence MSADPSNTFYVTTPIYYVNDKPHLGHVYTTMVADVVARYHRLRGDDTFFLTGVDEHAAKVSDKAAEHGKTPQEWADLNAEQFRSTFEKLEMTNDDFVRTSSDHHKAKVTEYVKALIDSDDIYEGEYVGWYDAGQEEYVPENKAKDNDYKSEVNGKPLVKKSEKNYFFRLSKYVPALLQHFEANPEFVQPTARKNEIVNRIKEAKDVPISRTGSGGWGIPVPGDEEQTIYVWIDALFNYLTYVDTPDRRHYWQSGATHFIAKDILWFHASIWPALLMALQKCEGYDWVNLPKQVYSHSYWVSKARLDTGEEAVMKMGKSTGNFLDPETLNALVDEFGLDALRYFLSTQGPLGTTDSEFSEDKYIEVYNADLANTFGNSASRVSNMIGKYFDGVLQDAVAINGSDHNYHENIPKSDRTWWDLHRIAFKKTDLSEASRCALMPVTNVDAYIEDTRPFTLAKDPEKMPEVGTILYNCAEALRIASVLLWPFIPDACEKFWSRIGCDYAEQMAANGGQGKLDDWVKWGQLQPGTPIEKGDALFPRYQPPKK
- a CDS encoding MFS transporter, whose amino-acid sequence is MRAIKSQFFLSFTVMGSVLPYLSVFLEQRGLTMSQIGWVLSLTGVAVVVTPVITAALADTRMQGRTLLGLMFAGSGLTLAWLTQVDGYWTILIVHGLFALAFAPVTSLQDGLYFQRGAELEARGQPVQDYHIVRVFGTFGFIVPSLLLYFILRHESVDTTASVWCGAVCCGVGVLNAVLLPKIERAESEDQDTPSRKRQGLPTAAALRALCEPHVLVFCVAMFLIHLAITAYYGFYPVYLTQTVGIEAQWVGLIANLGVVIEIGFMLGFGWFMRHWGIRKLMVVGGLCMIVRYLLLGFFPNVGVAVGTQVFHGIMVLVVHVAPPIYLNRRADKAFRNSIQGLYAMVVFGTGRIAGNLIAGWIADVSLTAVFLYAMVLTLIATALFAFAFADGATHAKHGGGDGGGSAKPQAA
- a CDS encoding S8 family serine peptidase, with product MRKRLKSRVGQGLLLGVFFTGLAGGWPGEAFRTVPQAALAQTQDPQAQSPTPPTSAAPPSRRIIREVIGYDTAADRLGRNMPTGHGIPFAHVEGVPGKYRPDLTGPVYDAVAFSLRSGESNPSAHASQTARIIYGSKGLAPGVEVVHCMTSNDFIGKLVLNAGTVAPPVPPADSPFNPRVYSHSWIGEPPQLQAAMVLRRVDFLVDTHDVIMCVGVNNGRDTPVPALLGSAYNAIAVGSTSGQSSGGVTSLDLPGRSKPDLVAPHGQTSYTTPVVSGVAALLLEQADRLVAAGHPTANRAEVIKAALLSGATKPEGWEPLPGQPLDNHLGAGVVHLDRSLRILAAGPANPGEQIKRLAGWSFPTVKQDATASYRLKLPIDTGPASFTITWHRRIDGRVAIATRKDTQEKLAVWLDGARIADLDLRLISIDGDQESVLAESTSRVDNVEHIHVPSLAKGEYRLEIVRDPAHNELEEDWDVALAWVIDKPVK
- a CDS encoding SH3 domain-containing protein; its protein translation is MPHRPAALAPALFVICWSLVLACTPGVSQAQSPTPPFDAVVIEANTMVRSGAGRAYYEVGSLEVGAEVVVEAELFGWYKIECPEGVYCFVERKNVNVRGDGSLGVIETDGTAINAAHATKGPADSYRKLMDLDAGDTVEIVDEVNNAYKIKPPKNAYVFLPPGSIEPAANRAPAPAPAEPVDPEPVTPTEPAPAPAETEQAPEPPAPVVVNPPVEPKPAPEPVVVNPPAPKPIDPEPVTPAPAPEPAPAEVVEAPLPEPEVISFDEAVDPVDDSTAEAKPVDLLNDPTVDVPIPDVEVQTDATNEMLRAVEVAMLPYLSLPVDEQPIAKMVKGYADASQIAQLSDSDMAIVRARLTQLERNRELASALAEADAVTEEINEGQPAASEAPATDPLADAETPSESETTDAGDSQTDAGDESASTEPKAPTPPAVPAVASEYDAVGILTASTVHTGANQPVLLRLLDPTGKRTVAYLEPSEAVDTVQMIGRIVGIVGESVYDPTTRLNLIRPTRVDVLSAN
- a CDS encoding GspE/PulE/PilB domain-containing protein, which gives rise to MSQSPIRIGQILVENGVLTEQQVFEVVQAQKTQQLPFGVLAEQMFDVTLQSIEAAWIEQYHRFTGTIDLSEQKFDAEALKLISRRQAWQFEILPIGFEPSGELLMAASSTRLARAVTFATNRINRVAYFRVAESAQLRMFLREHYPMPEVSQKIIERARDMADGFETWPHDEDADLNELLKSA